In Bradyrhizobium lablabi, one DNA window encodes the following:
- the ggt gene encoding gamma-glutamyltransferase, whose translation MRNFHLAGRSTVHAQNGMVATSHPLAALTAIEVMRAGGTAADAAVAACALLGVIEPQSTGIGGDCFALVQPRGEGKITAYNGSGRAPKAATAEWYLERNIKTIPLTSAHAVSIPGAIDAWETILRDHGKLGLDTLLQPAIRCAEEGYVVAPRIAFAWKNHFEKLKKGTNTERYLLPHGRPAVAGDVIHQPELGKTLRAIAKNGRDAFYKGAIAEDMVETLRGIGGLHTLDDFATHTTETTTPIGTLYKGHDVWQCPPNGPGITMLVMLNILSRFDLKKFPPMSVERFHLEAEAARIAYMMREQHIGDPAFVNVDVARILTPEFAEEYGSKIRMDRMLDLPVVTPPMNPSTVYITVVDKDRNVCSFINSIAHAFGSAIVSNNTGILLQNRGGGFRIQPGHPNCIAPGKRPLHTIIPSLVTKNGRAQMPFGVMGGQYQPVGQVHVLTNMLDYGCDVQEAIDMPRGLHYEGVYQLEDGVPADIVDGLKKLGHKTTSVVEPLGGGQAIWIDWDKGTLTGGSDPRKDGCALGY comes from the coding sequence ATGAGGAATTTCCATCTCGCCGGCCGGTCCACCGTCCACGCCCAGAACGGGATGGTCGCCACCTCGCATCCGCTGGCCGCGCTGACCGCGATCGAGGTGATGCGCGCCGGCGGTACCGCCGCCGACGCCGCGGTGGCGGCCTGCGCGCTGCTGGGCGTGATCGAGCCGCAATCGACCGGGATCGGCGGCGATTGTTTTGCCCTGGTTCAGCCCAGAGGCGAGGGCAAGATCACGGCCTATAACGGCTCCGGCCGCGCCCCGAAGGCCGCGACGGCGGAATGGTATCTCGAGCGCAACATCAAGACGATCCCGCTGACCTCGGCGCACGCCGTCTCTATACCCGGCGCCATCGATGCCTGGGAAACCATCCTGCGCGACCACGGCAAGCTCGGGCTCGATACGCTGTTGCAGCCCGCGATCAGGTGCGCGGAAGAGGGCTATGTGGTCGCGCCCCGCATCGCCTTCGCCTGGAAAAATCATTTCGAGAAACTGAAAAAAGGCACCAACACCGAGCGCTATCTCTTGCCGCACGGCAGGCCTGCGGTCGCCGGCGACGTGATCCATCAGCCCGAGCTTGGAAAGACGCTGCGCGCGATCGCAAAAAACGGCCGCGACGCGTTTTACAAGGGCGCGATCGCCGAGGACATGGTCGAGACCTTGCGCGGCATCGGCGGCCTGCACACGCTGGACGATTTCGCCACCCATACCACCGAGACCACGACGCCGATCGGCACCCTCTATAAGGGCCACGACGTCTGGCAGTGTCCGCCGAACGGCCCGGGCATCACCATGCTGGTGATGCTGAACATTCTCTCGCGCTTTGATCTGAAAAAATTCCCGCCAATGAGCGTCGAGCGGTTTCATCTCGAAGCGGAAGCGGCGCGGATTGCCTACATGATGCGTGAGCAACACATCGGCGATCCCGCTTTTGTCAACGTCGATGTGGCGAGAATCCTGACGCCGGAATTCGCCGAGGAATATGGCAGCAAGATCCGGATGGACCGGATGCTCGATCTGCCGGTGGTGACGCCGCCGATGAACCCTTCCACCGTCTACATCACGGTGGTGGACAAGGATCGCAACGTCTGCTCCTTCATCAATTCGATCGCGCATGCCTTCGGTTCAGCGATCGTCTCCAACAACACCGGCATCCTCCTGCAAAATCGCGGCGGCGGTTTTCGAATTCAGCCCGGCCATCCCAACTGCATCGCGCCGGGCAAGCGGCCGCTGCACACCATCATTCCCTCCCTCGTCACCAAGAACGGCCGGGCGCAAATGCCGTTCGGCGTGATGGGCGGGCAGTACCAACCGGTCGGGCAGGTTCACGTGCTGACCAACATGCTCGACTATGGTTGCGACGTGCAGGAAGCGATCGATATGCCGCGCGGCCTGCATTACGAGGGTGTCTATCAACTCGAGGACGGCGTGCCCGCCGATATCGTCGACGGCCTGAAGAAGCTGGGCCACAAGACCACCAGCGTAGTCGAGCCGTTGGGCGGCGGCCAGGCGATCTGGATCGACTGGGACAAGGGCACGCTGACCGGCGGGTCCGATCCGCGCAAGGACGGCTGCGCGCTGGGGTATTGA
- a CDS encoding transglutaminase-like domain-containing protein, translating to MEIRAGYDIAFQCVQETPMVLMLSIEPARVRDLLSEHRIGFSPDIASHDYVDMFGNTCTRIVAPAGLIEIRNEFRIADSGLADQVAPDARQLEVADLPNDVLIYLLGSRYCDTEKLSNLAWSLFAGVTPGWQRVQAICDYVHDWICFGYQHARADRTASEGHAERIGVCRDFAHLAVTLCRCMNIPARYCTGYLGDIGVPADPAPMDFSAWFEVYLDGRWFTFDARHNHPRIGRIVMARGRDAADVAISTNFGVVQLVKFSVITEEVTASHGQVSRAA from the coding sequence GTGGAAATTCGTGCCGGTTACGACATCGCCTTTCAATGCGTCCAGGAAACCCCGATGGTCCTGATGCTCAGCATTGAGCCGGCGCGGGTGCGCGATCTCCTCAGCGAACACAGGATTGGATTTTCACCCGACATTGCGTCGCACGACTATGTCGACATGTTCGGCAACACCTGCACGCGAATAGTCGCGCCCGCCGGCCTCATCGAAATCCGCAACGAGTTTCGGATCGCCGACAGCGGGCTAGCGGATCAAGTTGCGCCCGACGCGCGGCAACTCGAGGTCGCCGATCTGCCGAACGATGTGCTGATCTATCTGTTGGGTAGCCGCTACTGCGACACCGAAAAGCTTTCGAACCTCGCCTGGTCGCTATTCGCGGGCGTGACGCCGGGCTGGCAGCGCGTGCAGGCGATTTGCGATTATGTCCATGACTGGATTTGCTTCGGCTATCAGCACGCCCGCGCCGACCGCACCGCGTCCGAAGGCCATGCGGAACGCATCGGCGTCTGCCGCGACTTCGCGCATCTCGCCGTGACGCTGTGCCGCTGCATGAATATCCCCGCGCGCTACTGCACCGGCTATCTCGGCGACATCGGCGTGCCCGCCGATCCGGCGCCGATGGACTTCAGCGCCTGGTTCGAGGTTTATCTGGACGGCCGCTGGTTCACCTTCGACGCCCGCCACAACCATCCGCGGATCGGCCGGATTGTGATGGCGCGCGGCCGCGATGCCGCCGACGTCGCGATATCGACCAATTTTGGCGTGGTGCAATTGGTGAAGTTTTCCGTGATTACCGAGGAAGTGACCGCATCGCACGGCCAGGTGTCCAGGGCCGCGTAA
- a CDS encoding FKBP-type peptidyl-prolyl cis-trans isomerase, with translation MLAAIAMTFVAVPLACVPTIAAAQTAGKPMTTASGLQIIDSTVGTGASPKPGQICVMHYTGWLYEDGKKGKKFDSSVDRNEPFEFPIGQHRVIAGWDEGVATMKVGGKRTLIIPPALGYGARGAGGVIPPNATLMFDVELLGVK, from the coding sequence ATGCTCGCAGCGATTGCGATGACATTCGTTGCCGTGCCATTGGCCTGTGTACCGACCATAGCAGCGGCCCAGACCGCGGGAAAACCCATGACCACAGCTTCAGGCTTGCAGATTATCGACTCGACCGTCGGCACCGGCGCTTCGCCGAAGCCCGGCCAGATTTGCGTGATGCATTACACCGGCTGGCTTTATGAGGACGGCAAGAAGGGCAAGAAATTTGACTCATCCGTCGACCGCAACGAGCCGTTCGAATTTCCGATCGGGCAACACCGCGTGATCGCCGGCTGGGACGAAGGCGTCGCCACCATGAAGGTCGGCGGCAAGCGTACCCTGATCATTCCGCCCGCGCTCGGGTACGGCGCCCGCGGCGCCGGCGGCGTTATTCCGCCGAACGCGACGCTGATGTTCGACGTCGAACTGCTCGGGGTGAAGTAG
- a CDS encoding D-2-hydroxyacid dehydrogenase family protein, translated as MKISILDDYFDTLRTLDCFRKLAGHDVTIWNDHLQDVDALAERLCDTEALVLIRERTQIRTSLLERLPDLRLISQRSVYPHIDIDACTRLGIIVSSSQHADTPSYAAAELTWGLVLAAMRAIPQQMAALKAGHWQIGVGHTLRGKTLGIYGYGRIGAVVAGYGKAFGMNVLVWAREPALAKARADGYATATSKAEFFEQCDVMSLHMRLVDATRGIVTASDLARMKPTALLVNTSRAPLIEPNALVNALRAGRPGMAAVDVFEKEPLRDVNDPLLTMDNVVATPHIGYVSRDEYEIQFTDIFDQIVAYARGQLANVVNPDVLGSTALRKMPTPKAAR; from the coding sequence GTGAAGATTTCCATCCTTGACGATTATTTCGACACGCTGCGCACCCTCGATTGCTTCCGCAAACTGGCCGGGCACGACGTCACGATCTGGAACGATCACCTCCAGGACGTCGACGCTCTTGCGGAGCGATTGTGCGACACCGAAGCGCTGGTCCTGATCCGGGAGCGAACGCAAATTCGCACCTCCCTGCTGGAGCGGTTGCCGGACTTGAGATTAATCAGCCAGCGCAGCGTCTATCCCCACATCGATATCGACGCATGCACCAGGCTCGGCATTATCGTGTCGTCGAGCCAGCACGCCGATACGCCCTCTTATGCCGCCGCCGAACTGACCTGGGGCCTGGTGCTGGCGGCGATGCGCGCGATCCCGCAGCAAATGGCGGCGCTGAAGGCGGGCCATTGGCAGATCGGCGTCGGCCATACGCTGCGCGGCAAGACGCTCGGCATCTATGGCTACGGCCGGATCGGCGCTGTCGTGGCCGGATACGGCAAGGCATTCGGCATGAACGTGCTGGTATGGGCGCGTGAGCCGGCCTTGGCGAAGGCGCGCGCCGACGGTTACGCAACTGCCACCAGCAAGGCGGAATTTTTCGAGCAGTGCGACGTGATGTCGCTGCATATGCGTCTCGTCGACGCCACCCGTGGCATTGTGACCGCAAGCGACCTTGCGCGCATGAAACCGACGGCGCTTCTGGTCAACACTAGCCGCGCGCCGCTGATCGAGCCGAATGCGCTGGTCAATGCGCTGCGCGCCGGGCGGCCCGGCATGGCCGCGGTGGATGTCTTCGAAAAGGAGCCGCTGCGCGACGTCAATGATCCGCTGCTGACCATGGATAATGTGGTCGCAACCCCGCATATCGGCTATGTGTCGCGCGACGAATACGAAATCCAGTTCACTGATATCTTCGACCAGATCGTTGCCTATGCTAGAGGCCAGCTGGCCAATGTCGTCAATCCGGATGTGCTCGGCAGCACGGCTTTGAGAAAAATGCCAACACCGAAAGCAGCTCGATGA
- a CDS encoding cupin domain-containing protein — protein MTHDHTNSGHSHDHDHSDRWKHDGVRVIPGDQLDPNVPSTPGMDRKAAINFARAGAQKLWAGTVTIKPDAKTGAHHHGHLESIIYVVKGRARMRWGEQLQFTAEANPGDFIFIPPYVPHQEINASRDEILECVLVRSDGQAVAINLDIEPVEKPETVLWVDPVHRDPSEKK, from the coding sequence ATGACTCATGATCATACGAATTCCGGTCATTCCCACGATCACGACCACTCTGATCGCTGGAAGCATGATGGCGTCCGCGTCATTCCCGGCGATCAGCTCGATCCCAACGTACCCTCGACGCCCGGGATGGACCGCAAGGCCGCGATCAATTTCGCCCGCGCCGGCGCGCAGAAATTGTGGGCGGGCACCGTGACCATCAAGCCCGACGCCAAGACCGGCGCGCATCATCACGGCCATCTCGAAAGCATCATCTATGTGGTGAAGGGAAGAGCGCGGATGCGCTGGGGCGAGCAATTGCAATTCACCGCCGAAGCCAACCCCGGCGACTTCATCTTCATCCCGCCCTATGTGCCGCATCAGGAAATCAACGCCAGCCGCGACGAGATCCTGGAATGCGTGCTGGTGCGCAGCGACGGCCAGGCGGTGGCGATCAACCTCGATATCGAGCCGGTGGAAAAGCCGGAGACGGTGTTGTGGGTCGATCCGGTGCACCGGGACCCCTCCGAGAAGAAGTGA
- a CDS encoding enoyl-CoA hydratase/isomerase family protein, with the protein MTLVRYESVGHVATITMDRGSAHNALNNALCDELREAWVRFRDSEDRVAVLASSEEAYFSVGADVKDLPVNMWHAVPGLGVELDKPVIAATSGWVVGGGFVLVQMADMCVASETTRFIYPEGKIGTTAGGVSSVVARMPHKIAMEFLLVGEELSAERAYQIGFVNKIAPKGQHIALAQEMAAKIAANAPLVVQALKKLTRDVMPKGPLETVAEVRRLLDAVRSSEDLKEGVKAFSEKRKPQFRGK; encoded by the coding sequence ATGACACTTGTTCGCTACGAGAGCGTAGGCCACGTCGCCACCATCACGATGGATCGCGGCTCCGCGCATAATGCCCTCAACAACGCCTTGTGCGACGAGCTGCGCGAGGCCTGGGTGCGGTTTCGCGACAGCGAGGATCGCGTTGCGGTGCTGGCGTCTTCGGAGGAGGCTTATTTTTCGGTCGGCGCCGACGTGAAGGATCTTCCCGTCAACATGTGGCACGCTGTTCCCGGACTTGGCGTCGAGCTGGACAAGCCGGTGATTGCCGCGACCTCCGGCTGGGTGGTCGGCGGCGGTTTCGTGCTGGTACAGATGGCCGACATGTGCGTGGCGTCGGAAACGACGCGTTTCATCTACCCCGAGGGCAAGATCGGGACCACCGCCGGCGGCGTCTCGTCGGTGGTGGCGCGAATGCCGCACAAGATCGCCATGGAATTTCTCCTGGTCGGCGAGGAGTTGTCGGCGGAGCGCGCCTATCAGATCGGCTTCGTCAACAAGATCGCGCCGAAGGGGCAGCATATCGCGCTCGCCCAGGAGATGGCCGCAAAAATCGCCGCCAACGCGCCGCTGGTGGTACAAGCGCTGAAAAAGCTGACGCGTGATGTGATGCCGAAGGGACCGCTCGAAACGGTTGCCGAGGTGCGCCGGCTGCTCGACGCGGTGCGGTCGAGTGAAGACCTCAAGGAGGGCGTCAAAGCCTTCAGCGAAAAGCGCAAGCCGCAGTTTAGAGGCAAATAA
- a CDS encoding amidohydrolase family protein, with translation MSSQLTDAELAALMPSELCAYETPIPTQIVSSDEFYPDPQNERQREVEARLLAMADDLGGKQGLNRRRFFQSAAGMAASFVAMNEVYGPLFDVTKAEAATPAMAQERANGLKDQFIMDMHTHFLRDDTRVMTFVDMRKAVGKAGWNKELNDHEQTIEDLKFNNYKKEMFLDSDTKISLISSAPSDIEQDWFLTNEQMADARKKINDEAGSRRVFCHMIFTPGQPGWLDKLDAGLALKPESCKGYTIGDNTHKDISHYPWRLDDEKVAYKGYEKMVKAGIKNVCVHKGLFPPGIEKAFPNLRGFADVADVGQAAKDWPQLNFVIYHSAYRHVGGDPKVALAEFERTGRISWTSDLADIPAQYGVSNVYGDVGQLFATTLVAEPNVCAALMGTLIKGLGADHVCWGTDALWTGAPQWQIEGLRRLEIPEVMQKKFGFAPLGAADGPVKTAIFGDNNARLYNIQPKRAMLELKGDRFALMKAEYERAGPEPSNRRYGYVVPNGAIDHGVFA, from the coding sequence GTGAGCAGCCAACTGACCGATGCTGAACTTGCCGCACTGATGCCGTCCGAGTTGTGTGCGTACGAGACGCCGATCCCGACCCAGATCGTCTCCAGCGACGAATTTTATCCCGACCCGCAGAACGAGCGGCAGCGCGAAGTCGAGGCCCGGCTGCTCGCGATGGCCGACGATCTCGGCGGCAAGCAGGGCCTGAACCGCCGCCGGTTTTTCCAGAGCGCCGCCGGCATGGCCGCATCCTTTGTCGCCATGAACGAAGTCTACGGGCCGCTGTTCGATGTAACGAAAGCGGAAGCCGCGACGCCCGCGATGGCGCAGGAGCGCGCCAATGGACTGAAAGACCAGTTCATTATGGACATGCACACCCACTTTCTTCGCGACGACACCCGCGTCATGACCTTCGTCGACATGCGCAAGGCGGTGGGCAAGGCCGGCTGGAACAAGGAGCTCAACGATCACGAACAGACCATCGAGGACCTGAAATTCAACAATTACAAGAAAGAGATGTTTTTAGACAGCGACACCAAGATCTCGCTGATCTCGTCCGCCCCCTCCGACATCGAGCAGGACTGGTTCCTGACCAACGAGCAGATGGCGGATGCGCGCAAGAAGATCAACGACGAGGCCGGCTCGCGGCGGGTATTTTGTCACATGATCTTCACGCCGGGGCAGCCGGGCTGGCTCGACAAGCTCGACGCAGGCTTGGCGCTGAAGCCCGAGTCCTGCAAGGGCTACACCATCGGCGACAACACCCACAAGGATATCAGCCACTATCCCTGGCGGCTGGACGACGAGAAGGTCGCCTATAAGGGCTACGAGAAAATGGTGAAGGCCGGCATCAAGAATGTCTGCGTTCACAAGGGCCTGTTTCCGCCGGGCATCGAAAAGGCGTTTCCCAATCTGCGCGGCTTTGCAGATGTCGCCGACGTCGGGCAGGCCGCGAAAGACTGGCCGCAGCTCAACTTTGTGATCTATCACTCCGCCTACCGCCATGTCGGCGGCGATCCGAAAGTGGCGCTGGCCGAATTCGAGCGAACCGGACGGATTTCCTGGACCAGCGACCTCGCCGATATCCCGGCGCAATATGGCGTCAGCAATGTCTATGGCGATGTCGGGCAATTGTTCGCGACCACCCTGGTGGCGGAGCCGAATGTTTGCGCGGCGCTGATGGGCACGCTGATAAAAGGACTAGGCGCCGATCACGTCTGCTGGGGCACCGACGCGCTATGGACCGGCGCGCCGCAATGGCAGATCGAGGGCCTGCGCCGCCTCGAAATTCCGGAAGTCATGCAGAAGAAATTCGGCTTCGCCCCGTTAGGGGCCGCCGACGGCCCGGTGAAGACCGCGATCTTCGGCGACAACAATGCGCGGCTCTACAACATCCAGCCGAAGCGCGCGATGCTCGAGCTCAAGGGCGACCGTTTTGCCCTGATGAAGGCGGAATACGAAAGGGCCGGGCCGGAGCCGTCGAACCGGCGCTATGGTTATGTGGTGCCGAACGGGGCGATCGATCACGGGGTGTTTGCGTAG
- a CDS encoding alpha/beta hydrolase yields MTNFDRPLARRAVIKGAGLGLIAGTLADAISTQEAHADIPGSEIWSGEYWAKKGDVPLWMYRKRVGAPKQGEPSRPVVFFVHGSSVSSRAFDLNVPGHGDYSILNAFARAGFDCWTMDHENYGKSGRTSGNSDIASGVEDLKAAVEVVARETGEKKYHFVGESSGALRAGAFAMAAPERVDRLVFAAFTYKGEGSPTLAKRAEQLDYYRSHNMRKRDRDMIRSIATRDKPGTSDPAVVEALADVELQFGDQVPTGTYLDMTSNLPVVKPEKVLSPVLLVRGEYDGIATVADIEEFFNLLPNGDRQFIILPGTAHSVTLATNRGLFWHVARAFLTMPLPMAT; encoded by the coding sequence ATGACAAATTTCGATCGTCCGCTGGCGCGTCGCGCCGTCATCAAGGGTGCGGGCCTGGGTCTCATTGCGGGAACGCTGGCGGATGCCATTTCGACGCAAGAGGCGCACGCGGACATCCCGGGCAGCGAAATCTGGAGCGGCGAATACTGGGCGAAGAAGGGTGATGTCCCTTTGTGGATGTATCGCAAGCGGGTCGGCGCGCCGAAGCAAGGCGAGCCATCGCGACCGGTGGTATTCTTCGTTCACGGCTCCTCGGTCTCATCCCGGGCGTTCGATCTCAACGTGCCCGGCCATGGCGACTATTCGATCCTGAATGCCTTCGCCCGCGCCGGCTTCGACTGCTGGACCATGGATCACGAGAATTACGGCAAGTCGGGGCGCACCTCGGGCAATTCCGACATCGCCAGCGGGGTTGAGGATTTGAAGGCGGCGGTTGAAGTGGTCGCCCGCGAAACCGGCGAGAAGAAATACCATTTCGTCGGCGAATCCTCGGGCGCGCTGCGCGCCGGCGCCTTTGCGATGGCGGCGCCCGAACGCGTCGACCGATTGGTATTTGCCGCCTTCACCTACAAAGGCGAGGGATCGCCGACCCTGGCAAAGCGTGCCGAGCAACTCGACTATTATCGCTCGCACAATATGCGCAAGCGCGACCGCGACATGATCCGCTCGATCGCCACCCGCGACAAGCCCGGCACCAGCGACCCCGCCGTGGTCGAGGCGCTGGCGGACGTCGAGCTGCAATTTGGCGACCAGGTTCCAACAGGCACCTATCTCGATATGACCTCTAATCTTCCGGTGGTGAAGCCTGAAAAGGTGCTTTCGCCGGTGCTTCTGGTGCGCGGCGAATATGACGGGATCGCCACGGTCGCCGACATCGAGGAGTTTTTCAACCTGCTGCCCAATGGCGACCGCCAGTTCATCATCCTGCCGGGCACCGCGCATTCGGTCACGCTTGCCACCAACCGGGGCTTGTTTTGGCACGTGGCCCGGGCGTTCCTGACCATGCCCCTGCCGATGGCGACGTAG
- a CDS encoding VOC family protein, translating into MSKITPCLWFDGEAEEAAKFYVSLLPDSRIENVQKNPVDGPAGKAGTVLVVDFTLAGQRYMALNGGRRFEYTHAISFKIGCADQAEVDRLWEALSANGGQVERCGWLKDRYGVSWQIVPDALGQYLGGPDPAGRQRAMQAMLQMIKLDIAGLQRAYEGKSAA; encoded by the coding sequence ATGTCCAAGATCACCCCCTGCCTGTGGTTCGACGGCGAGGCCGAGGAAGCGGCGAAATTCTATGTGTCGCTGTTGCCCGATTCCAGAATCGAGAACGTCCAGAAAAACCCCGTCGACGGTCCGGCCGGAAAGGCCGGCACTGTGCTGGTGGTGGATTTCACGCTGGCCGGGCAGCGTTACATGGCGCTCAACGGCGGCAGGCGGTTCGAATACACCCATGCGATCTCCTTCAAGATCGGCTGCGCCGATCAGGCGGAAGTCGACCGGCTATGGGAGGCGCTGTCCGCCAATGGCGGGCAGGTCGAACGCTGCGGTTGGCTGAAGGACCGCTATGGCGTGTCCTGGCAGATCGTGCCGGACGCGCTCGGGCAATATCTCGGCGGGCCCGATCCCGCTGGCCGGCAGCGCGCGATGCAGGCGATGCTGCAAATGATAAAACTCGACATCGCAGGTCTGCAGCGCGCCTATGAGGGCAAATCAGCGGCGTGA
- a CDS encoding thiamine pyrophosphate-dependent enzyme, protein MAQTVAGQLVGVLEQVGVKHIFGLVGDSLNPLADAVRRSQIEWIGVRHEEGAALAAAGQAKLTGRLAVCAGTTGPGSNHLVAGLYEASRDHAPVLALSGDMPRKMHGTDFIQTTEPDLLFRDVSLYTETISTAEQVPAVIHQAIAAAYAGPGVAHLTLPQDVLSAKAEGTVSSVATLRPRSEFAAATGDIAQITQRIDRAGSVVIMCGAGCRDAADLLRALSDRLKAPLIHTFRGKELMAYDDPHWMGGLGMIGTRAVYNAVQHCDLLLMIGTDYPYSNFLPSKGNVIQIDERPQVLGRRAPTALGVAGSARPTLKLLLERVAPKADGRFWDKVTHERRRWDEMLDKQANPARDNDRIHPQAVARAVSDAARRDAIFVLDTGLNTLWSANWIRQTGSQPIIASFNNAAVGTALGQANGVQLLDRSRQVIALVGDGGFNMLMGEFMTAVHHGLPVKVVVYNNSALGLITLEAESVGIVPYREAIEFPNPDFAALARACGGHGFAAREPGQLRDAVSEALAVDGPAIVDAVVAADEMPNMPHVELEQIGHYAVAKIKEAVLAVTGG, encoded by the coding sequence ATGGCACAGACGGTCGCGGGTCAACTGGTCGGTGTGCTCGAACAGGTCGGTGTCAAGCACATCTTCGGATTGGTCGGCGATTCCCTCAATCCGCTGGCGGACGCGGTACGGCGCAGCCAGATCGAATGGATCGGCGTCCGCCACGAGGAAGGCGCCGCGCTCGCCGCCGCCGGCCAGGCAAAACTCACCGGGCGGCTTGCGGTTTGCGCCGGCACCACCGGCCCCGGCAGCAATCATCTGGTGGCGGGGCTCTATGAAGCGAGCCGCGACCACGCGCCGGTGCTGGCGCTGTCCGGCGACATGCCGCGCAAGATGCACGGCACGGATTTCATCCAGACCACCGAACCCGACCTGCTGTTTCGCGACGTCTCGCTGTACACCGAAACCATCTCGACCGCGGAGCAGGTGCCGGCCGTCATTCATCAGGCGATCGCGGCCGCCTATGCCGGCCCCGGCGTCGCGCATCTGACGCTGCCGCAGGACGTGCTCTCGGCCAAGGCCGAGGGGACTGTATCGAGCGTCGCGACGCTGCGGCCGCGATCCGAATTCGCCGCCGCCACCGGCGACATCGCCCAGATCACCCAGCGCATCGACCGCGCGGGCAGCGTCGTCATCATGTGCGGCGCCGGATGCCGCGATGCCGCCGACCTGCTTCGCGCCTTGTCGGACCGGCTCAAGGCGCCGCTGATTCATACCTTCAGAGGCAAGGAATTGATGGCCTATGACGATCCGCACTGGATGGGCGGGCTCGGCATGATCGGCACCAGGGCCGTCTACAACGCCGTACAACATTGCGACCTGCTATTGATGATCGGCACGGATTATCCCTACTCCAATTTCCTGCCGAGCAAAGGCAATGTGATCCAGATCGACGAACGGCCGCAGGTGCTGGGACGGCGCGCGCCGACGGCGCTCGGCGTCGCCGGTTCGGCGCGCCCGACCCTAAAACTTCTGCTCGAACGCGTCGCGCCCAAGGCCGACGGCAGGTTCTGGGACAAGGTGACCCATGAGCGCCGGAGGTGGGACGAGATGCTCGACAAGCAGGCTAATCCGGCGCGCGACAACGACCGCATCCATCCGCAAGCGGTCGCCCGCGCCGTCAGCGATGCGGCCCGCCGCGACGCGATCTTCGTTCTCGATACCGGCTTGAACACGCTGTGGTCGGCGAACTGGATCCGGCAGACCGGATCGCAGCCGATTATCGCCTCGTTCAACAATGCCGCCGTCGGCACCGCGCTCGGTCAGGCCAACGGCGTGCAGCTGCTGGATCGCTCCCGCCAGGTGATTGCGCTAGTCGGAGACGGCGGCTTCAACATGCTGATGGGTGAATTCATGACTGCGGTACATCACGGACTGCCGGTCAAAGTCGTCGTCTATAACAATTCGGCGCTCGGACTGATTACGCTCGAGGCCGAGAGCGTCGGCATCGTGCCCTACCGCGAGGCCATCGAATTCCCAAATCCCGACTTCGCCGCCCTGGCGCGGGCCTGCGGCGGTCACGGCTTTGCCGCGCGCGAGCCGGGTCAATTGAGAGACGCGGTGAGCGAAGCTCTCGCCGTCGACGGACCGGCGATTGTCGATGCCGTTGTGGCCGCCGACGAGATGCCGAACATGCCGCATGTCGAACTCGAGCAGATCGGGCATTACGCCGTGGCCAAGATCAAGGAAGCCGTGCTCGCCGTCACCGGCGGGTGA